Within Crassostrea angulata isolate pt1a10 unplaced genomic scaffold, ASM2561291v2 HiC_scaffold_59, whole genome shotgun sequence, the genomic segment CCTGCACAATCTTCTACAAAAATCGTTATGTGCATGGCGTTTAAGAGTGGTAGACAATAAGTTGAATAATGTTGTCTGAGGTGGGATTGGAACGCAGAGAGTGCAATCAAAACCACTTAATTCATGGACGTGAGAGTGTGTTAATGCCACGGTAAGGACATAAATAGAAAGGTCAGGTCTAAATAATGTTAGTAATTGATTGAACAGTGGGGAACATGTCAGTTTCAAAAGCTGCGATCGGAAagcaaaccgaaagtagaaatcGCGGGTTCAGTTTACACCAACGCAAGGATGTCGATAAACAATTAGTTATGCATTCTGCACATGTATTTCtgctttaaaagtttttttcacgTCGTTTACAAGGATAATCTACTGTTTGAATTAAATGGGATTGATATAATTATGCTTGATAAATGAAGAAATGACAAAACacgtaacatgtaaatttattcagtataaaaTCGATGACTGTAATTTTCACAGTTTCAACATTCagaaataatgcatattttttctgatttaacaaaatacaaaaaatatacatgcatctgAATAGTTATACGTTTGCTTACATCCCGTGCACTGTGTACATTTTGATTCCCCGTACAATCAATACGTGCTGTTTGATTTCaggattttaattataaattgttcattctGCTTAACATTTGGCCGACaataagaatgaggtccgatgtacatttacatgagtttttatttaaaattgagtgAAGGATCGGGAGTTTCAAATTTTTCCCCTACAGATCAAGCCATACACGGCAGCTGAAGATTCAATAGTCATTTTTAGTCGCCTTAAACTCCTAAAAGGTGTCAAAAAGTAACCCCCGGaccacattttttaaattcgtaACTCgtaggttgcacggacttctaagtGCATGATCTACACATTGTAGtattatgtttgaaaaaaatttaaagaactaCAATCAATAAACATACggtaaaatatgatatattctttgaaataatttccACGGTATCCTTATTATTTTGGACTGATTTTGGTGCCTTATTCTCTTGCACATCGAACAAGGGTGTTGttcagagtgcataacgtcagAATGATTTTAAAGACCCCATCGGTACTACATTCATCACACTAGACAAaggatagtaaatccaagaaagtaacatcGTTTTCATCGATCAGTCTCTACAAAAATACTCCTGCGGTCATTCAGCATGGTTTGCGCATTTGCGATGTTATAATAAACACAGGAAAACgttctacaattatcgaggattttttaaatacatgtgcctggatttcagtccgttctgttttgttgtttattgGATATTCCCTACCAGTGTATTGGTTGTTATATATgtcatcaaaataatgaaaagatattttgttttaatctgagcaaatattgaaaaaaaaattgaaagtaaaaaaaatgtatcttcTTTATTATATGGAACAACAATTGACTGTTCTTTTATTTAGTCTTTATTTAGTCGACTACCGCTGAATATTTTGGAAGTACACCTTGATAGCATCGTGATAACTGAAGTAAACAGGAACTTTCACAACCTTAACGGACAATCCTTCAGTAACATAAATATGATCTAGGATAGTCCCACTTTCAGTTGTGGAAAAGTCAACTCTTTGTTTAAACCCCTTTGACTGAAGAAAACTCGTAATTGGTCCATTTGTCCTGGCATCTTCGTTGAAATCTCCAATTACAACACACTGAAATCCACGTTCTTGGTAAACTATTACAACTTTCTGAAGAGCATCTAGAAAAAAGCTGACGTTAATGATGCATGGTCGGTAGATCACTATTATGATGATGTTCTCTTTGCAAAGCTCTAACGTCATTCCTTCAATATTCTTAAGGGGAAGTTCATGAACTCTGATATTTTCCTCTTTTCTTTGAAACACACCTATTCCCCCGCCTCTGGCTTGGCTTAATTTACAAAAAGTGTTTGATGAATCATCATAACACATTCCCCTTGAAATGCTGTAAAAATTAAAGCCcggaatttcatattctgacaAATCATCCTGATCTTTGAGCCACGTCTCTGTTAAACATATAAAATCTGCTTTGCTGAGTCTGTTGTCTGATTTGATGTCCTGTATATGTGCCCTTAGACTTTGTACATTAAGAAGAATAATTGTTTTGCATTCCTCAGTCTGTATTTGTCCAATGTCACCTACTGCGTTTGGTACAAATTTTTCCATGATGCTCAATGATGTTTTAACATCTGGATCAGCGTAGATTTTCTTCTTAAGTTTATCCTCATCTGTTGTCTCTATAAATAACCCATCCTTTGAGGTTACTCTACTAATAGCTACATAAGCCTGACCAGCAGCAAAAGTACGATCCAAATTGACCACTACCTTTTCTGTTGTCATTCCTTGCACTTTGTGTGCTGTGCATGCCCAAGATAGTTTCAGAGGAAATTGCTGTCGAACTACATTTTTAGTATTCTTTTCCTTGATTTCTTCCTGCATTCTTTGAATCACGATCTGATTTCCGTATAATGTCGTTGTTCCATGTAGTCTACCGATTTGTTTACTGTCAAATATTACTCCAACTCCTTGAATGTTTTTTCTCTGATGATCTCTTGCAAACTCAAAATGCGATATGTAACCCATTGCACCATTCACAAGTCCATCTTCGACATTAACATTTCTTGTAAGCATAACCCTTGCATTAACGGCTAAAAGCAGTAAAGATGACAGTCCATCTGTTTTGGTTGTGACCAGTGGTTTCTCACGTAATTTTAACCTTCCTGTTGTCTTGTCTTTTTGGTAATCCTCTGCATCTACCTCTATCAAATCTACACAGCATGTTTGCAACTTTTCAAGATTGAAATCGTTTACCTCTTCGTTTGTAGAATAAACGTGCAACACGTCATCTGGACCTTCCCTGATGCAATCTCTTAGTGACGTCAAAGCTTCGTTCGATATTTGTTCATCAATTGTTCTAACACGCAAAGAATTCAAAACGGCAGCAAATTCAACATCCTCCTTCTGACGCATTATTTCGTCTAGCTCAATGATTTTGAAGAAATCTAACCAATAGTCAACAGGGTATGCGTCATTTACCTTATACAACCTTTCGTCTTTTCGTTGTTTTACAGGCGGAAGTTGGTAGAAATCACCTACAGCAATAACAGAGATACCACCAAATGGTTCcttgcattttttaatttggacGAGTCGTTCATGTATGTAATACATCAGACGTTTAAAGACCATGGATACTTCATCTATGATCAATATTTGCACGTTTTCTAATTTGGACCTAATTGCATTTAAAGTTTGCTCCTTCAAAGGCTCATATGGAATGGGAAGCGCTTTTGTCAGTGAGAAAACATGATGTATTGTGCTTCCTCCAATGTTAAAGGCAGCCGTTCCCGTGAAAGCAGTTAGCAGAATTGATATGGCGTTGGGTGTGGGCAATGTCTTTCCAAGAAGTCTTGAGGCTTCGAAATGAATGGCTTTGATCAAGTGACTTTTTCCTGTTCCTGCTCCGCCcgtaataaaaatatgaaaaggtTCTGGTTTTCcttgtgatattttcttcagaCACCATTCGCGTACTGAATAAAAGACCTctttctgtttatcgtttaaGCTTTGCAGTAAAGGTAAAATCTCTTGCCTTGAATTCGAAGCTTCCCtgatatgatatataaaatctGAAGGATATTCTTCTTCAACTTCTTCAGTTACTTCCTTCATTGTATTGTCTTCTGTGtctaattttgatttctgaattAAACACTCTTCCCGCTTCATTTCGGTATCGGGACAAAGACTTGCCCATGCATCTTCAGGCTCGCCGATCATTTCAAATATCTCTACGGCATTTTCAATTGCTTCTTCgtcttttgaaaattgatttcgATGCTCATTGACTACATTCTTCACTGCCTGCAAATCGCCACCTACTCTGACAAACCCATTGTTATAGAATGACTCATAGAGATCAAAACCTGGTGGTTTTAGttgattttgattaatataGGGCAGAAAGAGTTGAAGTATTGATTGAAAATACTTCTCTGGTGCACTTTCAGCATTGAATCTTGGGTATCTTATGACAGCTGGTTTACCCCTTGTTCTTTTCTGGATAACACCTTTTCCATTTCGCAATTCGTATACTCCTTCCTTTTCAATCTGTGGAATT encodes:
- the LOC128168860 gene encoding uncharacterized protein LOC128168860; translated protein: MSLEEIPPELSDLNSLEQHLIALHIPFMKVMALPQGGQRNVHGPVVCVPSNLKKTTSLPLNVDDNLLLRVKLKRKLSYKGYFEYQFVTPRHIKAALDFLKENNKWYQDVSINSNWTDNDDHCLLNDTIEISESNQEKSEMEKNHDQEVATDTCLQPVDIAQEVLDHYFDEVYNIAPGEGKNPVRMLQDEGNEAKSFPHLFPSGRFSWNEERDERITLSRYFNNRLMNTDNRFAKDTNYIFFAQFMSELKQVIEKTQISIRKSLSKTNDGKMVTSHMLQDPDVLSKLLRNDEALRFMQPIRGTPAYWSTTQKNLFAMLRQLGIPTWFCSFSAAEFRWNEIVGCILHHEDDNRNPSELDWSEKSDILRRNPVTVARMFEHRFHVFQREVIMAPANPIGNVVDYFVRVEFQQRGSPHMHCLYWVDDAPKFGKDSDERVCEFIDKYVTCSLPSEDDEKELRQSVLSVQQHSKTHSKSCRKKGTECRFNFPRPPSERTFIAERCEEDPENLQTNTQMNTSQAKDTLLKVWNKVLDNNSEFQTTEEIFTDLSLSQEEYEIAHRALTSRTTTILKRDPEEMWTNQYNECLLKCWDANMDIQYVLDPFSCIVYIISYISKSEREMGMLLKQTKIEATEGNLSAKQTIKKIGSAYLNHREVSAQEAVYRVCNLKMKECSRKVMFIPVGENPTRLSKPLSQLKRKRRSQSDECEGDEDEEDIWMTNIVERYENRPQTDYFIQMCLAEFCSEFRVLAKSQIPQIEKEGVYELRNGKGVIQKRTRGKPAVIRYPRFNAESAPEKYFQSILQLFLPYINQNQLKPPGFDLYESFYNNGFVRVGGDLQAVKNVVNEHRNQFSKDEEAIENAVEIFEMIGEPEDAWASLCPDTEMKREECLIQKSKLDTEDNTMKEVTEEVEEEYPSDFIYHIREASNSRQEILPLLQSLNDKQKEVFYSVREWCLKKISQGKPEPFHIFITGGAGTGKSHLIKAIHFEASRLLGKTLPTPNAISILLTAFTGTAAFNIGGSTIHHVFSLTKALPIPYEPLKEQTLNAIRSKLENVQILIIDEVSMVFKRLMYYIHERLVQIKKCKEPFGGISVIAVGDFYQLPPVKQRKDERLYKVNDAYPVDYWLDFFKIIELDEIMRQKEDVEFAAVLNSLRVRTIDEQISNEALTSLRDCIREGPDDVLHVYSTNEEVNDFNLEKLQTCCVDLIEVDAEDYQKDKTTGRLKLREKPLVTTKTDGLSSLLLLAVNARVMLTRNVNVEDGLVNGAMGYISHFEFARDHQRKNIQGVGVIFDSKQIGRLHGTTTLYGNQIVIQRMQEEIKEKNTKNVVRQQFPLKLSWACTAHKVQGMTTEKVVVNLDRTFAAGQAYVAISRVTSKDGLFIETTDEDKLKKKIYADPDVKTSLSIMEKFVPNAVGDIGQIQTEECKTIILLNVQSLRAHIQDIKSDNRLSKADFICLTETWLKDQDDLSEYEIPGFNFYSISRGMCYDDSSNTFCKLSQARGGGIGVFQRKEENIRVHELPLKNIEGMTLELCKENIIIIVIYRPCIINVSFFLDALQKVVIVYQERGFQCVVIGDFNEDARTNGPITSFLQSKGFKQRVDFSTTESGTILDHIYVTEGLSVKVVKVPVYFSYHDAIKVYFQNIQR